In Candidatus Cloacimonadota bacterium, a genomic segment contains:
- a CDS encoding TetR/AcrR family transcriptional regulator, whose amino-acid sequence TKVLINRLNQLFERKKMKNQLSTKEKLVFAMITCIEKYGLKNITTRKIAAEARINVAAINYHFGSKDNLLNIALEQTLNEAFVNNVEEHFTDKATYKAFLEFFEETFTGIINYPNITNAHLDNHSSPKKDQNNIANKFNNFLTDLLVKGNKNLKAQSEIEKKMSVVQILSAIIFPSLKPHLFESFLEMDFKNPQNVQMYINNLLEKNMEKI is encoded by the coding sequence AAACAAAAGTTTTAATCAATCGTTTAAATCAATTGTTTGAAAGGAAAAAAATGAAAAATCAGTTGTCAACAAAAGAAAAACTTGTTTTTGCAATGATCACATGCATTGAGAAATATGGATTGAAAAATATAACCACACGCAAAATCGCGGCTGAAGCTAGAATAAATGTGGCTGCGATTAATTATCACTTCGGAAGCAAAGATAATCTATTAAATATCGCTCTAGAACAAACTCTTAACGAAGCTTTTGTAAATAATGTTGAAGAACATTTTACAGATAAAGCGACTTATAAAGCCTTTCTCGAATTTTTTGAAGAAACATTCACCGGCATTATAAACTATCCGAACATTACCAATGCTCACCTCGACAATCACTCATCTCCAAAGAAAGATCAGAATAATATCGCGAATAAGTTTAATAATTTTCTTACTGATCTTTTGGTAAAGGGAAATAAAAATCTAAAAGCTCAATCAGAAATTGAGAAAAAAATGTCTGTAGTTCAAATATTATCCGCTATTATATTTCCCTCTCTTAAACCCCATCTTTTTGAATCATTTTTGGAAATGGATTTCAAAAATCCGCAGAATGTCCAAATGTATATTAATAATTTATTAGAAAAAAACATGGAGAAAATATGA